In Castor canadensis chromosome 6, mCasCan1.hap1v2, whole genome shotgun sequence, the genomic window CAATTGAAAGTGGACACGATTGTCCAGGAGAATTTTGTGGAGATGGTATCATCAGGCCAACAGAGCAATAGAAAAGATTGAAAGCCCAGGCTCCTATGTATAAGATTGGTGGGATCCCCAGTCTGCAGGTGAGAGAAACACAAGCTTCACTCTCTCTGACAGCTCAATGTCTCCTGCTACCTCAAGGCACCTGAATAGCCTGGACTCTCTTAGTCCAGATTCAGTCTACCTCAGCCACTAATATGTATATTTAGAGTTTAAACTCTCTAACATAAGCCTTAAAATTGTGCCAAAACTCACAGAATAATAAATTATGATATTGTATTTTATGGGAGgaagttttaataaaatattattggcCTAAATATACTGAACAGTTACAGGTTTTACATAATTTGTAAGTACATTGAGATCAAATACATGCCTTTGGAAAACCATTGGAATATGGTGCCTGCATTTATCAACTATTAGAATCTTTGCGTTAGAAGAGACATAAGACATCACCTAGATGAACtcaaattttgcctttttttacCATGTTCTTTGTCTGGTTTCAGAACCTCCAGAACAGCGTGATGTTGCTACAGGAAATGGTTATGATGATGTTGAAGAGTTACCTGTTCCTGAAGTCCCTACTTCCCCTGGGTTGAGTGACAAGTATCTTTCCCCAGAAAAGGAAAGTGGTGCCAGGTATTCTCAGACAGGTGTGTCAATGGCTTTGTCTCCAATCGTCTTGCTTCCTCACCATGTGATGGAAGAGTTTAGACCCATTAGTCCTCAGCTTTTGTTCACTAAGTAGCCTTGTTTACTAGGTGATATCAGATCTTCCCTGCCCATGGTTTATTGTAGCTATTCCATCTGTTGCTTAAGGAGAAACATATTGTGTTCCCCATGTCCATGCCCATCGCTGACTTGGTATAGACTTCTCTGTATGAATTTAAGAGTCTTTACGACGTTGTTACTATTTTTAACTGTGAAATCAAAACAGTGTTCTGACAGTAAATAGGGGTAATCTTTCCAATTGTGAAAATTAATCCGGAAACCTTTTAATTAGTAAGGTAACTTAAACCTATGAGCTATCAACTTTTGTTTTAGGGAATGCAACCAAACATTTGAATTTGACACTgcccaaaattaaagaaaatgtagaatggtcttttttttcttctatcccATTTATTGTTCAAATATTcattgaacattttatttctacatgTTACAtaatttactgttattatttttgctttaaacagtttttttctcatttaaagaaaactgtccaaatgaaaaaaatttccatttaattgTACCTTTACTATATCTGGTTCTTTTCACCATTATATGAAGATGAAAGATTTcaactttattcattttcttttagcttCAAGAATAGTGTAGTCAGCTGGTGACAAATTTTCTCAGCTCTGAAAACATGTTTATTTCAACTGTATTTCTGAATGAAACTGGATATAGAAGTCAATTGTTTCCTTATCTTTGCTCATCtcacattatttttatatctttttcatctttatttcattttcaataatAGGTATAAGAGACCATTTTTCTACTACTGCTTATCTGACAATGTggggtactagggatcaaacccagggccttgtgcatggaaTGGTCTTAATTAGAGACAAGATttcatttctagaaagaaaagagaacattttCTTAGTGTTTCAATTAACATATAACATTGATCTCTGGTGCGTTGTGCTCATGTATGGCTATGTGGTCCACAGGGACCAGAAAACTGTGGGATTTGGTTGAATTGACTTATTTTGGCATCTGACAGAGGACACACATTGCTCTCATGAATACTTTAAGGTCAAGTGTGGTCTGTTATTGAGATACTGAGGCCTCAAGGGAGGTCTTTTCCTGCCTCCAGTCTTAAGAAATCAGACCATCCAGGTGTGGAAGAGTCATGTCTCTTTCTTATTCCTTGCCATTATTGACATATCTCTTTTCCTATTGTTGAGATCAAGAAAAGACTTTGCACAGAGTAGTCGATATGAGGTACCTCTACCTAGCATTTCAGATAAGCTCTGGGCTCCCACAGACATTTGGTACCACTCTGTACTACACTTCCCTTCTACAAAAGGACTCTGTAcattttttagtttgttgttGATCTGTTTGTCTGCCATCACTGAAATCACAATTCTCCTTACCATTTCAGCCATCTCTCTTCAGTCTCCTAGAGAAGCTTCCAGCATGGCAGAGAAAGAATTCACAATGATGCTGAGACAAGAAGACCCTGCGTCTGATGATATTGAGCTTGATATCATGTAGTGTCATTTTTAGAGTAACCAAGTCTGCAAAGAACTTCCCTGTGgtaattgttttccaaataaatgagaattgtcttctttattactgTTAATTTTTACATATACTGCTGATGAAAGGAAATTATTGATAATAAATATTCTGAGCCTTCACTGACCAGTGCTGTCctcttaaaaatgtatattcacCCCAATGACTTTGAAAACTTCAACTTCAAACATTTCCTTTTCCTGGAACTCGAGCACATCATCcttagtgaagttagccaggctcagaagaccaaaactcgtatgttctccctcatgtgtggactttagaaatagggcaaaggcagtaatgttgttagacttgggtcacacactaagaggagaacacatatgggaggaatgggtataggtaggaaacccaaaacttgaaagtgtttgatgtccccactgcagaggagctaatacagtaatcttaaagcaacagaggtcaatatgagaaggtgacccagaagtagtgaagaggtaaggaagagatgaatcaatttgggttgtaactcttgtgcatggaagcaatgttaggaatctctctgtatacctatccttatctcaactagcaaaaacctttgtttttcttattattgtttatattttctcttcaacagaattggagaaaagggcaaaacaggttctgcctggaagcaagggggaagggagatagaggaaggggacaggaggagaaaggacccaaacaatgtatgcacatatgaataaagagaaaaaaacaaacatatccTTTTCCCCAGGTATAATCTTATCTGAGTTATCACTTCCCACAGACTACCCTCTTGCCTTCCACTGGGTACAGAGAAAATAGTGATGATCTTGAATAGCATAAACCTGTGAAATGCAGCCCCAAACTAAGTGCTTTCTCTCAGGAAGATggagatatgaaaaaaaaagatggacatATGAACACTTAACTGAACATTCCAAGATACCCCTTCATCCTTCCACTAATCCTTTACTATCACATAGAAGTGTGCTTCAGAGTAACAGGGTTTGTCATATGGAAAGGAATTGCCTATAGTTCTTCTAAATTTGCccaacctttttcttttccagttttttcCTAACCCTCCTTCTCCATCAAACTGCATTTCCTA contains:
- the LOC141424062 gene encoding antigen WC1.1-like, translating into MLDNPEPPEQRDVATGNGYDDVEELPVPEVPTSPGLSDKYLSPEKESGARYSQTAISLQSPREASSMAEKEFTMMLRQEDPASDDIELDIM